From Microcebus murinus isolate Inina chromosome 15, M.murinus_Inina_mat1.0, whole genome shotgun sequence, the proteins below share one genomic window:
- the CDKN2AIP gene encoding CDKN2A-interacting protein isoform X3, with the protein MAQEVSEFLSQNPRAAAWVEALRCEGETDKHWRHRREFLLRNAGDLAPIGGAASANTDEAADAESGSRNRQLQQLISFSMAWANHVFLGCRYPQKVMDKILSMSEGIKVTDAPIHTTRDELVAKKG; encoded by the exons ATGGCGCAGGAGGTGTCGGAGTTCCTGAGCCAGAACCCGCGGGCGGCCGCCTGGGTGGAGGCTCTGCGCTGCGAGGGCGAGACTGACAAACACTGGCGCCACCGCCGGGAGTTTTTGCTCCGCAACGCCGGGGACCTCGCCCCCATTGGCGGCGCTGCCTCGGCTAACACGGATGAAGCTGCTGACGCCGAGAGCGGGTCCCGCAATCGACAACTGCAGCAGCTCATCTCCTTTTCCATGGCGTGGGCAAACCACGTCTTCCTCGGGTGCCG aTACCCTCAAAAAGTTatggataaaatacttagtaTGTCTGAAGGCATCAAAGTGACAGATGCTCCAATCCATACCACAAGAGACGAACTGGTTGCCAAG